Genomic DNA from Alicyclobacillus fastidiosus:
CTCGCTCCTGAATCATGGAACAACCTCTTTTTAGCGGGTGAAGCCCTCGACCGATTCGTATCTGTCCGCTCCACGTATCACTACGCTTCCACGCCAGACCGATCTACCTTGTCTTCTTCAAGGGGTCTTACTTCCCTAACGGAATGGGATACGTTATCTTGAGGCAGGCTTCGCGCTTAGATGCTTTCAGCGCTTATCCTTTCCCGACTTGGCTACCCAGCTATGCTTCTGGCGAAACAACTGGTACACCAGCGGTCGGTTCATCCCGGTCCTCTCGTACTAAGGACGACCCCTCTCACGTATCCTGCGCCCGCGGCAGATAGGGACCGAACTGTCTCACGACGTTCTGAACCCAGCTCGCGTACCGCTTTAATGGGCGAACAGCCCAACCCTTGGGACCGACTTCAGCCCCAGGATGCGATGAGCCGACATCGAGGTGCCAAACCTCCCCGTCGATGTGAACTCTTGGGGGAGATCAGCCTGTTATCCCCGGGGTAGCTTTTATCCGTTGAGCGATGGCCCTTCCACTCGGTGCCACCGGGTCACTAAGCCCGACTTTCGTCCCTGCTCGACCTGTCCGTCTCGCAGTCAAGCTCCCTTGTGCCTTTACACGCTTCGCGCGATTTCCATCCGCGCTGAGGGAACCTTTGGGCGCCTCCGTTACTCTTTAGGAGGCGACCGCCCCAGTCAAACTGTCCACCTGACACTGTCCCATGACCAGTTTCATGGCCATTGGTTAGAACACAAGTACCTCAAGGGTGGTATCCCAACGCCGACTCCACTCAGGCTGGCGCCCAAGCTTCTCTGTCTCCCACCTATCCTGTACATGACGTACCCGTATCCCATATCAAGCTACAGTCAAGCTCCACGGGGTCTTTCCGTCTAACCGCGGGTAACCTGCATCTTCACAGGTATTACAATTTCACCGGGTCTCTCGTTGAGACAGCGCCCAAGTCGTTACGCCTTTCGTGCGGGTCAGAACTTACCTGACAAGGAATTTCGCTACCTTAGGACCGTTATAGTTACGGCCGCCGTTTACTGGGGCTTCAATTCAGAGCTTCGGGTTTACACCCTAACCCCTCCTCTTAACCTTCCAGCACCGGGCAGGCGTCAGCCCCTATACTTCGCCTTTCGGCTTCGCAGAGACCTGTGTTTTTGCTAAACAGTCGCTTGGGCCTTTTCACTGCGGCTTCTCTCGAAGCGCCCCTTCTCCCGAAGTTACGGGGCCATTTTGCCGAGTTCCTTAACGAGAGTTCTCCCGCGCGCCTTCGTGTTCTCCACGCGCCCACCTGTGTCGGTTTCCGGTACGGGCACCTCATCACTCGCTAGAGGCTTTTCTTGGCAGTGTGACTTACGGGACTTCGGTACTGTACTTCCCTCCCCATCACAGCTCACGATTATCAGGGTGCGGATTTGCCTACACCCCTCGCTTGCTGCTTGGACGGCCTCTTCCATCCGGCCGCTTCCCTCAGCCTCCTGCGTCACCCCTTCGCTCAATCGCGATGTTGGTGGTACAGGAATTTCAACCTGTTGTCCTTCGACTACGCCTTTCGGCCTCGCCTTAGGTCCCGACTTACCCTGGGCGGACGAGCCTTCCCCAGGAAACCTTGGGCTTTCGGCGGACAAGATTCTCACTTGTCTTTTCGCTACTCATACCGGCATTCTCACTTCCATCCGCTCCACCAAACCTCCCGGTTCAGCTTCGCCGCAAATGGAACGCTCCCCTACCATGTTTCCATCCATAGCTTCGGTGTCTGGTTTAGCCCCGTTACATTTTCCGCGCAGCGCCACTCGACCAGTGAGCTATTACGCACTCTTTAAATGGTGGCTGCTTCTAAGCCAACATCCTGGTTGTCTGTGCAACGCCACATCGTTCCCCACTGAACCAGTACTTTGGGACCTTAGCTGTTGGTCTGGGCTGTTTCCCTCTTGACCACGGGTCTTATCACTCGTAGTCTGACTGCCAGGTTCTTCGACAAAGTGGCATTCGCAGTTTGACTAGGCTTGGTAACCCTCGCGGGCCCCGCACCCAATCAGTGCTCTACCTCCACTTCTCATTCCCTGACGCTAGCCCTCAAGCTATTTCGGGGAGAACCAGCTATCTCCGGGTTCGATTGGAATTTCTCCCCTACCCCCAGTTCATCCCCTGGCTTTTCAACGCCAGTGGGTTCGGGCCTCCATGCGGTGTTACCCGCACTTCACCCTGACCAGGGGTAGATCACCCGGTTTCGGGTCGATGACGACAAACTCATTCGCCCTATTCAGACTCGCTTTCGCTTCGGCACAGGCTCCACTGCCTTCACCTTGCTTGCCATCATCACTCGCCGGTTCATTCTACAAAAGGCACGCCGTCACACCTTAAAGATGCTCCGACTGCTTGTAAGCACACGGTTTCAGGTTCTATTTCACTCCGCTCCCGCGGTTCTTTTCACCTTTCCCTCACGGTACTATCCGCTATCGGTCGCCAAGGAGTATTTAGCCTTAGGAGGTGGTCCTCCCAGATTCCCACGGGATTTCTCGTGTCCCGCAGTACTTGGGGTCTGTTGCACATTCCACAATCCGTTTCGGTTACCGGGCTCTCACCGTCTATGGCCGGCCTTCCCATGCCGTTCTCCTACGAATTGCTTCCTGCTGGCTCCCTGCAGGTTGCCATCAACAGCCCCTCGACCCCGTATACGCATCGACTGCAGTCTGTACCACGTATACGGTTTAGGCTTCTCCGCTTTCGCTCGCCACTACTTACGGAATCGCGTTCGCTTTCTTTTCCTCGAGGTACTTAGATGTTTCAGTTCCCTCGGTTGCCTCCGCACACCTATGTATTCAGTGTACGGTACTAGCGCTTCACACTAGCAGGTTTCCCCATTCGGACATCCACGGCTCAATGCTCGCTTACAGCTCCCCGTGGCATTTCGGTGTTCGCCCCGTCCTTCTTCGGCTCTTGGCGCCTAGGCATCCTCCGTGCGCTCTTTCTAACTTCACCGTTTTGACTTCCTAACCACCAAAGGTGATTATTCCATCCATAAATCCGGCTATTGTTAACCTGTTACGCATTTACGGTTACCGGTTTACTTCTTTAGAGGTTGTTCCATATTCAGTTGCCAAGGTACCACGCGCCTTCCAATCTGCTTCGGATTCCTTCGTTGGTCGTCCTCTGACTCGCTCACGTACACAAAGTACGCTCGACTCGTCATCGTCCTCCCGCCTTGTACTCCTCGCATCTTGAAACGCGCTTTGAGTTTGCTTCCACCCCACATGGGCTTTGGCTCCCTCAAAACTAAACACCCACGTCCTAAAAGCCTTGTTTCTCCGTAGAAAGGAGGTGATCCAGCCGCACCTTCCGATACGGCTACCTTGTTACGACTTCACCCCAATCATCAACCCCACCTTCGGCGGCTGGCTCCCTAAGGTTACCTCACCGACTTCGGGTGTTGCCGACTCTCGTGGTGTGACGGGCGGTGTGTACAAGGCCCGGGAACGGATTCACCGCGGCATGCTGATCCGCGATTACTAGCAATTCCGGCTTCATGCAGGCGAGTTGCAGCCTGCAATCCGAACTACGAACGGCTTTTTAGGTTTTGCTCCACCTCGCGGCTTCGCTTCCCGTTGTACCGCCCATTGTAGCACGTGTGTAGCCCAGGACATAAAGGGCATGATGATTTGACGTCATCCCCGCCTTCCTCCGACTTACGCCGGCAGTCACCTGTGAGTCCCCACCATTACGTGCTGGTAACACAGGTCAAGGGTTGCGCTCGTTGCGGGACTTAACCCAACATCTCACGACACGAGCTGACGACAACCATGCACCACCTGTCTCCTCTGCCCCGAAGGGAAGGACTATCTCTAGTCCGGTCAGAGGGATGTCAAGCCCTGGTAAGGTTCTTCGCGTTGCTTCGAATTAAACCACATGCTCCACTGCTTGTGCGGGCCCCCGTCAATTCCTTTGAGTTTCAGTCTTGCGACCGTACTCCCCAGGCGGAGTGCTTATTGGGTTTCCTTCGGCACTGGGGTGTGTCCCCCCAACACCTAGCACTCATCGTTTACGGCGTGGACTACCAGGGTATCTAATCCTGTTTGCTCCCCACGCTTTCGTGCCTCAGCGTCAGTCACTGTCCAGCAAGGCGCCTTCGCCACTGGTATTCCTCCACATATCTACGCATTTCACCGCTACACGTGGAATTCCCCTTGCCTCTCCAGCACTCAAGTTATGCAGTTTCCAAAGCAATCCCAAGGTTGAGCCTTGGACTTTCACTCCAGACTTACACAACCGCCTACGCACGCTTTACGCCCAGTGATTCCGGACAACGCTTGCCCCCTACGTATTACCGCGGCTGCTGGCACGTAGTTAGCCGGGGCTTCCTCACTCGGTACCGTCTCACAAGGAGCTTTCCACTCTCCTTGTCGCTCTCCCCGAGCAACAGAGCTTTACAACCCGAAGGCCTTCTTCGCTCACGCGGCGTTGCTCCGTCAGGCTTGCGCCCATTGCGGAAGATTCCCTACTGCTGCCTCCCGTAGGAGTCTGGGCCGTGTCTCAGTCCCAGTGTGGCCGGTCACCCTCTCAGGTCGGCTACGCATCGTCGCCTTGGTGAGCCGTTACCTCACCAACTAGCTAATGCGCCGCGGGCTCCTCTATCAGCGATGCAGTTGCACCTTTCAACACAGGAAGATGCCTTCCCGTGTGTCATCCGGCATTAGCACCCGTTTCCGAGTGTTATTCCAGTCTGACAGGCAAATTGCCCACGTGTTACTCACCCGTCCGCCGCTAACCCCGAAGGGTTCGCTCGACTTGCATGTATTAGGCACGCCGCCAGCGTTCGTCCTGAGCCAGGATCAAACTCTCAAAAAATGTTACTGGCGTTACTTCATAAATGTCTCGACGACAACTGTCGTCTCGACCGAAACTTTTAGGCGTGTGTGTTTAGTTTTCAAGGAACCATTTGAACAGTGCCGCTCAAAGCAGCTCAGATACTATACCACGAATCTAGCATCGCTGTCCACTGGAACATTTTGCTTCAGCTTATTCGAACGCTGTGTTCAAACGCGTGAGCTGATGTCCAAGTGACTCGGTATATATCCTGTTTGTTCAGCAGTGCCGCCGAAGCGACGCCGATTAATATATCACGGTGACGCGCCGTATGCAACACTTATTTTGAAACTCATTCATAGTTCTTATTCACAATCCAAACCGCGATGTCACACCACACTTGCACAAGCGCCCGAGAATGCGAACACGCGAGGAATTCGTCGAGGACAGAGTTGTGATCCCCCAACATACAGAGCAGAACAGGACGCCCTCCGCCTTATATTCGGGAGGTCGCCCCGTTCTGCTCGTGCGTGAGTTGGTTTGATCATCGAAACTTCTTTTTTTTCTCTTTACGAATGCGACCCTTCATCCCGTTGGCGGACGGAGCTCCCAACCCCCTTGAGAAACTCCAAACCCAGTCGCAGGGCCGCGCTGACATCCGGATCTCTTAGCTGTTTCAGCAGCTCGAACACACTCATCGGCTTCGTCGACAACTCTGCGTTGGCCACCCGATCCACCCCAGCGGCTACACCGTCCAACGACTTCGCGATTTGAGCGCCGTCTATCTTGCCGACACCTTGGAGCGCCGCCAGAGCCGTTTGCAAGGCGGTCGTGGCACCAGGCGTAGACACGATGTCGACCAGTTTGCTCATGACTTTGTCGCCGCGATCGAAGAGAGCCACTAGAATTTCCAACAAGCCCTTGTCGTGCATCGCTTGCAGGAGTTTCATTCCCTCCATGATCCCGTCGGCGTCAAGGGCGGTTTGCGCTCGCACCTGCTCCAGTCGCCGAGCCTCCTTCTCTGCCTCTGTCTCCACTGGGCGGACAATCGAAGTGATGGAATTTGCCACTACAGTTCCCCCTCTACGTTACGAACGTTCTCCCACCAGTGGACGGTAGTCCTCGCGTGCCCATTTTTTCTCCACATTGACACCCGGTTGCGGATTCGGGTGGCCGAGGCGGAAATTGCCTTTGACCACAGGTGACTGCCCCGTGAATTCAAGCACTTCCATCTTCACGCGCATCTCCTTATAAGCGGGCGTGAATGTCACCGTATCATGATGGCTGCTCGTCAACATATTGACGGTCTCGTCGTCTTTGGCTGAGAGCTGCGGAATATAGATTTGGTTCCCCTTCACGCGATCCGTCACCACAGCGCGCAATTTCACACGGCCGTACGGCGATGCGATGCGCACCAACGTTCCATCGACAATGCCGCGATCGCGGGCCAGTTCTGGGGATACCTCCACGAAACTGCTCGGGATCTTCTTATCAATGCCGGGTACGCGCGCCGTCATATTGCCCTCATGGAAGTGTTCGAGCAGACGCCCATTGTTTAGTTCCAAATCGTATTCCTCAGGCAGAATCAACGGTTGCGTCCAATCCACCGGATACAGTCGCGCTTTGCCGCCCTCCAGGGCAAATTCATCGAGGTAGAGGTGCGGAGTATCCGTACCATCTGGCAACACTGGCCACTGCAAGCTCTTGTAGCCTTCCAGCCGCGCGTAGGTTGCACCAGCAAACAGTTCTGTCGTAGCGCACGCCTCCTCGAAGATTTCCTTCGGCGAGGAGTAGTTCCAGTTGGCACCTAGCCGGTTGGCGACGAGCTGAATGATTTGCCAGTCCGGCTTCGACTGACCAAGTGGCGGCAAAGCTTGATACAGCCGCTGAATGCGACGCTCGGTATTCGTGAACGTCCCGTCCTTTTCGAGACTCGGGCTCGCGGGTAGAATCACGTCGGCAAACGACGCTGTTTTGCTAAGGAACATATCCTGGACCACGAAGAAGTCGAGCTTCTCAAACGCCCGCTGCACGTAGTTGGCGTTGGAATCGACGACCGCCATGTCCTCGCCGACCAGATACATCGCCTTCAATTTCCCATCGTGAATGGCGTCTACCATCTGATGATTGTTGAGGCCCGGATTGGATGGTAGCCGCGTGCCCCACACCCGCTCATACTTCGCGCGGACGTCCTCGTCGGCCGCTGGTTGGTAGCCTGGGTAGAAAGCCGGTGCGCAGCCGAAATCGCCCGCCCCCTGAACGTTGTTGTGACCGCGCAGCGGGTACGCGCCCGTGCCGGGGCGACCAGCGTTGCCCGTGGCGATTAAGAGATTGCAGATCGCCGTACTCGTATCCGAACCGCCAAGGTGCTGCGTGACGCCCATCGCCCAACAGATAGCGACCGAATTGGCACTTGTGATCATGTCGGCCGTTTGAATCAATTGATCCTTCGAGAGTCCAGTGACCTGTGCGGTGTACTCCAAGGTGTACTTTTCAATCGCGCGCACGTAATCCTCAAACCCAGTCACGCGCTGCTCGATGAACTCGGCGTCGTGGCGCCCTTGGTCGATGATGTACTTGGTGACGCCTGTCAGCCACACCAAATCTGTGCCCTGGCGAGGTCGCAAGAACAAATCCGCACGGCTTGCCATGATGTTCCGGCGCAGGTCTGCCACAATGAGCTTTTGCCCGTGTTTTTTCTGCGCGCGGCGCAAGCGTGTGGACAGCACTGGGTGCGCTTCGGCAGGGTTGGCGCCGACGATGATGACGAGATCGCTGATGGCGAGATCACTGATGGACCCCGTGTCGCCGCCAAGGCCCATCGTTCGCCGCAAGGCTTCGGTGGCCGGCGCCTGACAATAGCGCGAACAGTTGTCGATGTTGTTCGTGAACATCACCGACCGCGCGAGCTTCTGCATCAAGTAGTTCTCTTCATTCGTCGTCTTCGATGAGGAGATGTACGCGATAGCATCTGGCCCATCCTCTTCCCGAATGCGCAGCAGGTTGTTCGCGATATGATCGAGTGCTTCATCCCACGTCGCCGGATAAAACGCATCGCCACGGCGAATCAGCGGTTCGACGATCCGCTCATTGCTATTGACGAAATCCCAGCCAAACTTGCCTTTGACACAGGTGGATATCTGATTGGCGGGCGCCTCCATATTCGGTTCGACTTTGAGGATTTTCCGTTCTTTCGTCCAGATATCGAAACTGCACCCGACACCGCAGTACGTGCAGACTGTTTTCGTCTTCTCAATGCGCGCCTCGCGCAGCTCTGCCTCGACTTCAGAGATGGCGAAAATAGCGGAATAGCCAGGCTCCACTTGCTTCGTCAGCTCAATCATCTTGCCGAGTGTCTGATCTTCGATCCCGGTGAGGTACCCAGCCTCCCCGAGCATCGATTTTTCCATCAACGCGTTACAGGGGCAGACTGTGACACAATGCCCGCACGAGACACAGGACGATTCATTGATCGGAACGTCGTTATCCCAGATGACGCGCGGAACATCCCGTTGCCAGTCGATCGAGAGGACCTCTGAGACCTGCAAGTTTTGGCACGCTTCCACGCAGCGGCCGCAGAGAATACATTGGTCTGGGTCATACCGATAAAACGGGTTAGACATATCCTTTTCGTACACCTTCGATTGAAATGGGTACGATTGATGCTCGATTTCCATCTGCATCGCGGTGTTATGGATGGTGCAGTTGCCGTTGTTGTTGTCACACACTGTGCAATACAGTTCATGGTTTTTCAGGATGCGATCCATCGCTTCCTTGCGGGCGAACCGAGCGCCCACTGCCTTCGTGCGGACGACCAGTCCGTCGGTGACCGGCATAGAACACGCGCGCACAAGGCTCCCGTTCACCTCGGCGATGCACGTGTCACAGGTTTCAATCGGCCCGAGAGCCGGGTGATAACAGATGTGCGGATGCTCCTGCCCGCTGCCGAGAATGGCTTCCAGCACGGTTGTGCCCGGCTCAACCGAAACATCATTGCCGTCAATTTGGATGTGTAGATAATTTGTCATGTGAGCTTCCCCTCATCTTTCTAGGCAACTGGTTACTCTGAGAGGCGTGGAATGAAGAAAGCGAAATGAAAGGGCCGACTCACCATTCACAGGTGTGCCAGCCCACAATTTGCAATTAGAGCGTCGCGCCTGTCTTGCTTGCCCCGGCTACATCCGTTGCTGCATCCTTCCCGCGATGGCGCATGTATGCCACGTAATAGGCGACTGCGACGAACAGCCACCCGCCGATCGCGTTTCCGATAAACGCCGCGATCCATTCGACGATGGCACTGCCCCAACTCACGGGTGCGCCGACAAAAATCCCGGCCGGAATGAAAAACATGTTGGCCACGACGTGTTGAAACCCGATTGCCACGAACGCCATGACCGGAAACCAGATGGCGAACAGTTTGCTCACGATGTCTTTGGACCCGAGCGCCATCCAAACGGCCAGACAGACGAGCCAGTTACAGCCGATCGCCGAGATGATGGTCGGCCCGAAGCCAAGCCCTGCCTTCGATACCGCTATGGCGATGGTCGCCTCTTTGTATGGAGTATCGGTGAGCATCTTCGCTACGACGCCAAAGAAGTAAGCGACGAACAGCGAGCCAATCAGATTGCCAATGAGGACCCAAAACCAGTTATAAATCAGTCCAGTGATTCGAATGCGCCGCTCGTGCAGGGCCAACGGGAGCGTCATCATGTTTCCTGTCAACAGTTCGCCGCCTGCCACGACGACCAACATCAGCCCGACTGGAAACACTGCTCCGCCGACCAGGTTCTTAATCGACCCCCACTGTGCGGGAATGCTTGCCGTGACACGAATGTCGAACAGCGCTCCGAACGCGATAAACGCGCCCGCCAAAAATCCGAGGATCAGGAGTTTAGCGACTGAGGACTTCGCTTTATCTTCGCCAGACTTAGCCGCCACCGCTGTGATTTCCGCCGGTGTCAAAAAGTTGTTGCTCATAAGGACCACCTTTCTGATTTTGCGTAGTTGGTGCACGCACAAGCGCCCAGCATATGACCTCTAGCAGTGTGAACGAAAAATAAGTTCGGTGAGCCCTCGCTGCGAACGAGGTCATTTGGACACAAAAAAACAGCACAAAGAACAAGTGTAAACGATTACACTTCATCTCTGCGCCGTTGCGTTCGCGTGCATTCGATATACATGCGTACCAACCCGCTCAATTGTGATGTGTGCCCATACCACTGACATGGACAATGATAGGACCACGTGATGAGTATACCACGTATTACCGCAAGATGAAAAATAATCCCACAATTATTCTACGTTTTCTTTGTGCGCTCGCTCGCTAGGCTCAGATAGATACGGGTCGATCGGTTTCTCAAAAATAAAAACCGAGACACCCATGTCCTCCTCCACCTTAAAATCGGAAAACAAGTGTGTCATTTTCGATCCCACCAGTTCCTCCATGCCATCCGGAACGTGCTGGGAATACAGCGTCTGAATCATGTTTGTGCGGGCAGCCCGGACTATTTCAGCCCCCTCGGGCGTCTGACTGAGAAACTTCTCCGTAGGTGTAAGGTTCCCGTGCAGGATGGAAATCGCCATGTTGTCCACAAATACGGTATGAATGCGCTCTGGCCCCTTGCCGAAGCACTCCTTTCGCACGCGCCGCACAATCTCGTTGAAAGCTTGTTCTTTTCGTCTTGGCATCAGAATCACCCCCTCACCGATAGCTCTATCGTGAAGCTTCCACCACTGCAAAGTCAATTTTGCATAGCAAACAGAGTTGCCTCGCACACACAGCGTTCCGGCGAAATCACCGCTCATGGCGGTCGAATGTTCAGTGCCTGCAATGCAAACGATAGAGGCGTGCCCCAACCACAACTCGATCCGCCCGAACTCAGCATCCTTGACATCGCGGCGAGTCACTGTGCCGGGAATTCCTATAAAGAGAGGTAATGCGCGTTGGCATCCAACCAGAAATGTCTCGTCGCCTTGTTATCGATGGCGGTGGTCGCGATGGCCGTCGGCTGTGGGCAAACGACCGACCCTAGTGGTGGACTCAACTCGGATGTGTTCAATTCCGTGGCGAACCGAGCGCAGAGCCCCGCGCCCGCAAATAGCGCAGCATATCCGAGCGCGAATACGACCGGCACCATCCGTCCAGCCAACCGAAGTCCACAAGCCGGCCCGGTGCCAAATCGGCCCGGGAATACATCCGTAACACAACGTCCCAGGGCCAAGGCGGCTTCGCCAACCGTGCCACAGGGTCCAAAGATAAGCGGATCGATCCAGCCAAATTCGACGGCCAAACCGAACAGTCAAGTGGCGGGTCAGTCAGCCAACCGTACCGCCAGCCCAACGGACAACGGTGCGGCAAGCAAGCGTCTCACTTGGCAGACCCAGACGCAAACACTCGCATCCGGAGTCACTGTGTCACTCTCCGTTCCGAGCAATTGGGTGAGGTACAGCACTGCGATCGGAGAGATGAGTGGATATGAATGGGTGAATCCGGCGAATTCAAAGGAGCGCATCTCCGTGATGGCTACAGGGCGTCTGTCATCAAGCCAACCCAGTACATCTGACATCACAAACTTATTCAGTGCAAACGGTGCCGTGGAGTGGACGAGTGTCGCCGCCAATCGTCAGAGTGGGTACTTCACAAGCGCGGGTCCCCTGTATCCTTCCGGCGCCCCCCTCGCCCCGACCTCCTCCGGCGAGCCTTATCGCGGTTACGGCTTTGCCGAGATAGTGCCTACCCGTCCTCCCACAGCGTTCGTCGTGGAGGCATGGGCCCCCGCGAGCGTGGCCCAGACGTCCGTGCAAAGTATAAACGCGCAATTTTGAACGAATGTCTGATACACAAACGCAAACATGCACACATTCCGCCCCATTCGGAATGTGTGCATGTTTAGCGTCAGGACTTCACGCCAATCGAGGCTATTCCATATTGCTGTGACGCACGAAGGCAGATCCGTTATCCTCTCGATTCGCGGCCGCGTAGCGAAGAGAAATGGCGTCGAGCGCGACATGCACGCACTGGTCGAAAAGGGAGCCGAGCGGCTGCACACTCTCCTGTTCACCTGCCGCTCTGTACTTCGTTGCAGCGGGGATCAACAGCAACGTATCGGCGACGGCCGCGAGGTCAGACAAGGCGTTGGTCGATACACCCACAACCATGGCGCCCGCCGACTTGGCCTTTTCACTGACGCGAACCACCTGTTCTGTCTTGCCCGAACCAGAGATGGCGACTAGCACGTCATCTGCTTGAATCGCAGGCGTGATGGTTTCCCCGACGACGAAAGACGTGGCGCCAAGGTGCATAAGGCGCATCGCAAAGGCGCGACCCATCAAGCCGGAGCGCCCTTCACCCACGACGAATATCCGCGGCGCCTGCACCAGGCGCAGTGCGATGTCGTTGACGCGGTCGGTGTCGAGGTGGCGCAAGACCGCCTCGATTTCATTGACAATCGTCTCCATGACATTCATCTCTCTACCAACTCCCGTTCGTTTGCGTTCTCTTCGATGACCTCTCTGAAGTACCGCGCAGCCTCGCGAGGGTCGCGCGCCTTGGTGATGGCCGAACCGACGACCAAAATGTCGACGCCTAGGCGTGAGAAATGTGGGATGCTATCGACCGTAATGCCTCCCGCAGCAGCGGCCCTAACACCCGTTGGTCTAGTCGCCAATGACAGCGATACGGCAGATGTGCCTTGCCCTTCCTGTTCGTCCTTACTCACGTGATAGCACCACGTGACCCCAGTCAAACGCCTTAATTCATCCACCTTATCGGCACTGACATTCAGCAAATCGATCATGACGTGCGCACCGTACTCGTCGGCAACTCGCTTGCACAGTTCGATCGTCGCCATAGGCGCCGCGCCCATGACGGTGGCCACATTTGCGCCCGCTTCGAAGCACAGCTTCATTTCGTATGCGGCATTGTCGAACGTTTTCATATCCGCGAGGATGGTCTTGTGCGGAAATACCTCCCGCATGGTGCGGATGCTTTGCATCCCAAACTCTTTGACAAGAGACGTGCCCACCTCAATCCAATCCACCGAATCCGATACGGCGGAGGCAATGGCAATCGCTTCATCCATGTCCACCCGATCTAAAGCCAATTGAATCTTCATCGAATGCTCTCACTCCCGGTTGACGATACTTCTGCTGTGACGGCGTTCGGCCTGGTGAGGCTATGCTGGGTGCGTACGACGAGCGTGAAAATGACGGATAACACAAGTGAGATCGCCATAAACGCATACGACGTATTCGGATTGCCCGTCGCGCTGTTCAAGTAGCCAACCACATAGGAACCGACAAAGGAACCAAGCGCCCCCATTCCATTGATGAGCGCCATCGCCGCACCTGCGACGTTTTGTGGCAACAGTTCCGGTACGATGGCGAAAAAGGATCCGTACGGCGCATACATCGCCCCACCTGCAATGACCAACAGGACAAAGGAGATCCAGAAGTTTGAGCCCCCAAGCAGGTACGATCCATAGAATGCGACGGCACCAACCAGCAACGAGACCCACACGTACGCCTTGCGGTTCCCCGTGCGGTCGGAGAAATACGAACTGAGGATCATGAGGACAGCAGCTAATAGATACGGTATCGCTGTGAGCCAACCGGTTCCCACGATCCCGACCTTCGACGCCGATTGAATGATCGATGGCAGCCAAAGCACAAACCCGTACACGCCGATACTCCAAAAGAAATACTGCAACGACAGTAAGACGACCGGTTTCGAGCGAAACGCTGCACGGTAATTTTTGACTTCTTTGAGCGCATCCTGTTCCCTTTTCAGGCTGTCTTCTACCGCCAACTGCTCCGAGGGAGAAAGCCATTTAGCTTCCTTCGGCCTGTCGCGAACGACAGCCAACCAGACGAACGCCCAAATGATCGACGGCACACCTTCGATCACGAACATGCCCTGCCAATGGAACCACTGAACGAGGTACCCTGAAATCACCGACATCCACAATACGGTGACGGGATTGCCGAGAATCAGAAACGTGTTCGCGCGGGATCGCTCCTGTTTGACGAACCAATGGCTGATGAACACCAGCATCGCCGGCATGACTGCGCTTTCCACGACACCCAACAAGAATCGGTCGATAAACAGCAATGGA
This window encodes:
- a CDS encoding DUF1641 domain-containing protein, whose product is MANSITSIVRPVETEAEKEARRLEQVRAQTALDADGIMEGMKLLQAMHDKGLLEILVALFDRGDKVMSKLVDIVSTPGATTALQTALAALQGVGKIDGAQIAKSLDGVAAGVDRVANAELSTKPMSVFELLKQLRDPDVSAALRLGLEFLKGVGSSVRQRDEGSHS
- the fdhF gene encoding formate dehydrogenase subunit alpha, which codes for MTNYLHIQIDGNDVSVEPGTTVLEAILGSGQEHPHICYHPALGPIETCDTCIAEVNGSLVRACSMPVTDGLVVRTKAVGARFARKEAMDRILKNHELYCTVCDNNNGNCTIHNTAMQMEIEHQSYPFQSKVYEKDMSNPFYRYDPDQCILCGRCVEACQNLQVSEVLSIDWQRDVPRVIWDNDVPINESSCVSCGHCVTVCPCNALMEKSMLGEAGYLTGIEDQTLGKMIELTKQVEPGYSAIFAISEVEAELREARIEKTKTVCTYCGVGCSFDIWTKERKILKVEPNMEAPANQISTCVKGKFGWDFVNSNERIVEPLIRRGDAFYPATWDEALDHIANNLLRIREEDGPDAIAYISSSKTTNEENYLMQKLARSVMFTNNIDNCSRYCQAPATEALRRTMGLGGDTGSISDLAISDLVIIVGANPAEAHPVLSTRLRRAQKKHGQKLIVADLRRNIMASRADLFLRPRQGTDLVWLTGVTKYIIDQGRHDAEFIEQRVTGFEDYVRAIEKYTLEYTAQVTGLSKDQLIQTADMITSANSVAICWAMGVTQHLGGSDTSTAICNLLIATGNAGRPGTGAYPLRGHNNVQGAGDFGCAPAFYPGYQPAADEDVRAKYERVWGTRLPSNPGLNNHQMVDAIHDGKLKAMYLVGEDMAVVDSNANYVQRAFEKLDFFVVQDMFLSKTASFADVILPASPSLEKDGTFTNTERRIQRLYQALPPLGQSKPDWQIIQLVANRLGANWNYSSPKEIFEEACATTELFAGATYARLEGYKSLQWPVLPDGTDTPHLYLDEFALEGGKARLYPVDWTQPLILPEEYDLELNNGRLLEHFHEGNMTARVPGIDKKIPSSFVEVSPELARDRGIVDGTLVRIASPYGRVKLRAVVTDRVKGNQIYIPQLSAKDDETVNMLTSSHHDTVTFTPAYKEMRVKMEVLEFTGQSPVVKGNFRLGHPNPQPGVNVEKKWAREDYRPLVGERS
- a CDS encoding formate/nitrite transporter family protein, which codes for MSNNFLTPAEITAVAAKSGEDKAKSSVAKLLILGFLAGAFIAFGALFDIRVTASIPAQWGSIKNLVGGAVFPVGLMLVVVAGGELLTGNMMTLPLALHERRIRITGLIYNWFWVLIGNLIGSLFVAYFFGVVAKMLTDTPYKEATIAIAVSKAGLGFGPTIISAIGCNWLVCLAVWMALGSKDIVSKLFAIWFPVMAFVAIGFQHVVANMFFIPAGIFVGAPVSWGSAIVEWIAAFIGNAIGGWLFVAVAYYVAYMRHRGKDAATDVAGASKTGATL
- a CDS encoding DUF2294 domain-containing protein, whose product is MPRRKEQAFNEIVRRVRKECFGKGPERIHTVFVDNMAISILHGNLTPTEKFLSQTPEGAEIVRAARTNMIQTLYSQHVPDGMEELVGSKMTHLFSDFKVEEDMGVSVFIFEKPIDPYLSEPSERAHKENVE
- the hxlB gene encoding 6-phospho-3-hexuloisomerase: MNVMETIVNEIEAVLRHLDTDRVNDIALRLVQAPRIFVVGEGRSGLMGRAFAMRLMHLGATSFVVGETITPAIQADDVLVAISGSGKTEQVVRVSEKAKSAGAMVVGVSTNALSDLAAVADTLLLIPAATKYRAAGEQESVQPLGSLFDQCVHVALDAISLRYAAANREDNGSAFVRHSNME